Part of the Solwaraspora sp. WMMA2065 genome is shown below.
GGGCAGGAGATTCTCAACGGACTGCGCTACTCGCTGCGCCGCCGGGAGTTCCGCGGCATGCTCGCCTTCTTCGCCGCCCTCAACCTGTTCCTGTTCCCGGTGCTGTTCCTGCTCTCCCCGCTGGTGCTGGGCTTCGCTGAGCTGGCCGAGGTGGCCCGGATCGCGCTCACCGGCGGGGTCGGCGCGGCCGTCGGCGGGCTGGTGATGCTGGTCTGGGGCGGCCCACGCCGCTACCGGATGCGGGCCGTGCTGATCGGCACGCTGGGCATCGCGGTGGCCTGCGCGGTGACCGGGCTACGCCCCAGCCTGCTGGTGATCGGTGCCGGGGCGTTCGGCATGTACTGCGCGCTCGGCCTGGTCAACGGCATCTACAACACGATCATCCAGATCAAGGTGCCGCCCCGGTTCCACGGTCGGGTTTTCGCGCTCAACCAGATGGTCGCCTGGTCGACGATGCCACTCGGCTGGGGGGTGATCGCCCCGCTGGCCACCAGCCTGATGGAGCCGCTGCTGATGCCGGACGGGGCGCTGGCCGGCACGGTCGGGCTGGTGATCGGGGTCGGTCCGGGCCGGGGCATCGCCCTGCTCTACATCGCCTTCGGCGTCTGCATCGCGCTGACCGCGATCGTCTCCATGCGTACCCGGGTGCTGTCCCGGTTCGACGACGAGGTGCCGGACGCCCCGCCGGACGACCTGGTCGGCATCGAGACCCGGCAGGCCCGGGTGGCGGCGTCCCCCGGCGGTGGACAGCGAGCCCAGCAACCGGCGTCCCCCGGCGGTGGCCGATGAGCCCAGCTACCGGTGTCCCCCGGCGGCCGGCCGCCGCGCCGGCCGCTCGGACCGTACCCGAACTGCTCGACTGGCGCTGCGCCCTGCACCCCGACCGGGTCGCCATTGAGGTCCACGGCGTGGGCCAGCTCACCTTCGCCGACTGGCGGGTCGGGTCGCTGGCGGTGGCCGCCGCGCTGCGACGGGCCGGGGTGACCCCCGGTGACCGGATCGCGCTGGTGTTCGCGGCGCGGGAGTGGACCGGCTACGCCGTGGCGTACTGCGCGGTGTTGCGGGCCGGTGCGGTCGCGGTGCCGCTGTCCGACCGTCTCGCCCCGGCCCAACTGGAGTACGCGGTGCGGCACTGCGCCGCCCGGCTGGTGCTGCACGGCCCGCTGACCGCTCCGGCCGGACCGGCGCCGGCCGTACCCGCCGGGGTCGCGCCACTGGCGCTCGCCGACCTGGTCGCCGACGGCACCGACGCGCCCGCTCCCCCGCCATGCCCCGGTGACCTGGCTCAGATCCTCTACACCTCGGGCACCACGGGCCGACCCAAGGGCGTCGGCGCCAGTCACGCCAACCTCGTGGCCGGGGCGCCGAACCACCCGCGCCGGCTGGCCCTGGCCCACTCGGAACGCTTCCTGCACGCCTTCCCGATCGGCACCAACGCCGGGCAGACCATGCTGTTCAACGCGTTGACCGCGAAGCCGGCCGCGCTGACCCTGCCCCGGTTCACCCCGGCGCGGTTCGCCCGCCTGGTGACCGCGCCCGGCACCGGCACCGTCTTCCTGGTCCCGTCGATGGCGATCGAACTGCTCGACTCCGGTGCCCTGCGGGCGCGGGACACCTCCGGCGTGATGCTGATCGGGTCGACGGCGGCGGCGCTCGCACCGGCGGTCGCCACCCGGCTGGCCGCGACGTTCCCGGCCGCGACGATCGTCAACTACTACTCGTCGACCGAGGCCGCCCCCGCCCAGACCGTGATGGTCTTCGACCCGGCACGACGGGCCGCCGTGGGCCGGCCGGCCGAGGGTCAGCTGATGATCGCCGACGAACAGGGCCGGCCGCTGCCGCCGGGCAGTGTCGGCGAGGTCTGGCTGCGCTGCCCGCATCCGCGCTCGTACTACCGCGACGGCCCGGCCACCGAGGCGACCTTCCGTCAGGGCTGGGTCCGGATGGGTGACCTCGGCCGGCTGGACGCCGACGGCTACCTGTACCTCGCCGACCGGCACCAGGACATGATCAAGTCCGGTGCCTTCAAGATCTCCTCACTGGAGGTGGAGGCCGCGCTGCACGAGCATCCCGCCGTCGGCGAGGCGGCCGCGGTCGCCGTCCCGCACCCCGTGCTCGGGTCGGCTGTCGGGGCGGTGCTGGTACCCCGCGCCGGGCATGCACCGCACGAACTCGCCCTGCCCGCGGTGCGTGCCTTCCTGTCCGACCGGCTCGCCGACTACCAACTGCCGGCCCGGGTGCTGGTCGTCGAGGCGCTGCCCCGCAACGAGGCCGGCAAGGTCCTCAAACGGGCGCTGGCCGCGCTGTTCGACCCGCCGGGCTGACCGGCTCCGACCCGGCCGCACCGTCCGACATCGACAAGACAACAGCAGTACCAGGAGGATCCCGTGGGCACCGCCGAAGCGACGTACGCACAGCACGCCGTCTGGTTCACCGAACAGGCCGGGGTGGCGGGTACGGCGTACCACATGGCCCTCGGCGTGTGGTTCGCCGCCGGCCTGGACCAGGCAGCGCTGGCCACGGCGTGCGCCGCCGTCGTCGACCGGCACCCGGTCCTGGCCACCCGGGTCGACGACAGCGACGGCGTACCGCGACTCGCCCCGGCCGCCGACCGCCCGACGCTGCAGCATCAGGCGCTGCAGCGGCTGACGCCGTCGGCCGGTGGCGCGGACGCCGACCGGCTGATCGCGGCGGAGATCGCCCGCCGCCACGACCTGCGCACCGGTCCGCTGGCCAGGTTCAGCCTGATCCCCGCCGCCGACGGTGACCGGCACCTGCTGCTGATCACCGCCCACCACCTGGTCTTCGACGGCACGTCCAAGGACGTGCTGGTCCGGGACCTGGCGGCGGCATACGGTGCCGCCCGCGCCGGTCGCCCGGTCGAACTGCCGGCGGCACCGACCGACGGGTACGCGGCACGGGCCGGCACCGAACGGGACCGGGTCGCGGCCGAGTCGGCGGCGGCCGCAGAACACTGGGCCACCCGCTGGTCCGGCCCGGGTGGGCTGGTGCTGCCCGGTCTCACCCGGGTGCCGACCGGCGCCGAACCCGGCGACGCCGTACCGGTGGTCCTGGCGCCGGGTCTGGTCGCCGGGCTCGACCAGGCCCGGCGCAAGCTCGGGATCACCCGGTTCGAGCTGCTGCTGGCCGCGGTGCACGCGCTGCTGCACAGGTACGGCAACCAGCAGGTCCCGGTCGGCGTCGGGGTGTCGACCCGTACCGCCGACGACGCCGACGAGATCGGCCTGTTCGTCAACGAACTGCCGGTCACCGTCCCGGTGCCCGACGACGCGGGTTTCCGTGACCTCGCGCACGCCGTCCGGGACGAGACACGGGCGCTGAACCGGTTCCGGGCCGTCCCGCTGGCGCACGTTGCCACCGGGCTGCGGCCGGCGCCCGCGCTCACCCCGGTGTCGATCGGCTACCGCCGCCGCGCGCCGGGACCTGTGTTCGACGCGGTGCCGACCACCGTCGACTGGGCGATGTTCAGCGGCGCGGCCCGCGACGCGCTGCACATCCAGGTCGTCGACGGGCCGGCACCGGACAGCGACCAGGAGCACCTGGAGATCAACCTGCAGTTCAGCCCGACGGCCGTTCCCACCGCCGCCGTCGCCCGGGTCGGCGACCATTTGCGGACCCTGCTGGCCGCCGTGGCCACCGACCCGGAACAGCCGATCGCCGACCTTCCGGTGCTGCCTCCCGCCGAGTCCGAGCTGGTCTGCCGTGGCTGGAACGCCACCGGCCGTGACTACCCGGCCGACACGACCGTGCCGCTGCTGTTCGCGGCGGCGGTACGGCGGACACCGGACGCCGTCGCGGTCGTCGACGGTGGGCGTACGCTGAGCTACGCCGATCTCGACGCGGCCAGCGCTCGGCTGGCCGGGCTGCTGCGGGCCCGTGGCGTCGGGGCGGGATCGCTGGTCGCCGTGCTGCTGGACCGCTCCTGGCAGGCGGTCGTCGCGCTGCTCGCGGTGCTGCGCAGTCGGGCCGCGTACCTGCCCGTCGACCCCAACTATCCGCCGGCCCGGCAGGCGATGATCCTCGACGACGCCGCGCCGGCGCTGGTACTGACCACCAGCGGTACGGCGGCCGCCCTGCCGGCCGGGCCACCGGTGCTCGCCCTCGACCAGCTCGATCTGACGACTGCTGACCCAGAAACCGGTGCCCCAGGGGCCGCTGACCCGTGGACCGCGGACCTGCCCGACCCGGACGAGCTGGCGTACGTGCTCTATACCTCGGGTTCCACCGGGCGGCCCAAGGGGGTACGTGTCCCGCACGGCGCGCTGGCCAACCTCCTGCTCGGCATGCGGGACATGTTCGACAGTGGGCCGGCTGACCGGTGGCTCAACCTGACCTCGCCGTCGTTCGACATCTCGGGGGTCGAGGTCTACCTGCCGCTGACCACCGGTGGTCAGGTGGTGGTGGCCTCCGGGGTCAGCGCGCTCGACGGCGCCGGGGTGCTGCGGCTGATGCGCGAGACCGGGGTGACACATGTGCAGGCGACTCCGTCGGGTTGGCGGGTCCTGCTGGAGGCCGGGCTCGACGACCAGGTGGTGGCGGTCACCGGCGGCGAGGCGCTGGCGGTCCCGCTGGCCCGCCAGTTGCGCTCACGGGTGGCCCGGCTGGTCAACGGGTACGGCCCGACCGAGGCGACGATCTACGCGACGATGGCGGAGATCCCGCCGCAGCCGGACGAGGTCACCATCGGCCGGCCGGTGCCGAACACCACCGCGTACCTGCTGGACGCAGAGCGGCGGCCGGTGCCGATCGGAGTGCCCGGCGAGCTGTACCTGGGCGGGCGGGGCGTCGCCGACGGCTACCTGAACCGCCCCGAGCTGACCGCCGAGCGGTTCGTCCCCGACCCGTACGCTACCGACGCCGGCCGTCGTCTGTACCGCACCGGCGACCTGTGTCGCTGGCTGCCCGACGGCCGGCTGGAATTCCTCGGCCGGGCCGACGACCAGGTGAAGATCCGCGGCCACCGGGTGGAGCTGGGTGAGATCACCGGCCGGCTGCTGGAGCATCCGGCTCTCGCCGAGGCCGCCGTACTGCTGAACGGTACGGACGAGGCGTCGCCGCGGCTCGTGGCCTACCTGGCGCCCCGCGGTGCCGCGCCGACCGTCGCCGAGCTGCGCCGGCACCTGACCGAAACGCTGCCCAC
Proteins encoded:
- a CDS encoding amino acid adenylation domain-containing protein, producing the protein MGTAEATYAQHAVWFTEQAGVAGTAYHMALGVWFAAGLDQAALATACAAVVDRHPVLATRVDDSDGVPRLAPAADRPTLQHQALQRLTPSAGGADADRLIAAEIARRHDLRTGPLARFSLIPAADGDRHLLLITAHHLVFDGTSKDVLVRDLAAAYGAARAGRPVELPAAPTDGYAARAGTERDRVAAESAAAAEHWATRWSGPGGLVLPGLTRVPTGAEPGDAVPVVLAPGLVAGLDQARRKLGITRFELLLAAVHALLHRYGNQQVPVGVGVSTRTADDADEIGLFVNELPVTVPVPDDAGFRDLAHAVRDETRALNRFRAVPLAHVATGLRPAPALTPVSIGYRRRAPGPVFDAVPTTVDWAMFSGAARDALHIQVVDGPAPDSDQEHLEINLQFSPTAVPTAAVARVGDHLRTLLAAVATDPEQPIADLPVLPPAESELVCRGWNATGRDYPADTTVPLLFAAAVRRTPDAVAVVDGGRTLSYADLDAASARLAGLLRARGVGAGSLVAVLLDRSWQAVVALLAVLRSRAAYLPVDPNYPPARQAMILDDAAPALVLTTSGTAAALPAGPPVLALDQLDLTTADPETGAPGAADPWTADLPDPDELAYVLYTSGSTGRPKGVRVPHGALANLLLGMRDMFDSGPADRWLNLTSPSFDISGVEVYLPLTTGGQVVVASGVSALDGAGVLRLMRETGVTHVQATPSGWRVLLEAGLDDQVVAVTGGEALAVPLARQLRSRVARLVNGYGPTEATIYATMAEIPPQPDEVTIGRPVPNTTAYLLDAERRPVPIGVPGELYLGGRGVADGYLNRPELTAERFVPDPYATDAGRRLYRTGDLCRWLPDGRLEFLGRADDQVKIRGHRVELGEITGRLLEHPALAEAAVLLNGTDEASPRLVAYLAPRGAAPTVAELRRHLTETLPTAMVPTDWVLLDRLPVSPNGKLDRAALPAPTTGGTDPVGAPDPAEADPVLDAIRSIWQDVLQIAEIGIDEDLFDLGGHSLTITRISSRIHRRLGVEVPLDAFFDTPTIAEIANLVREAGGRC
- a CDS encoding AMP-binding protein; the protein is MSPATGVPRRPAAAPAARTVPELLDWRCALHPDRVAIEVHGVGQLTFADWRVGSLAVAAALRRAGVTPGDRIALVFAAREWTGYAVAYCAVLRAGAVAVPLSDRLAPAQLEYAVRHCAARLVLHGPLTAPAGPAPAVPAGVAPLALADLVADGTDAPAPPPCPGDLAQILYTSGTTGRPKGVGASHANLVAGAPNHPRRLALAHSERFLHAFPIGTNAGQTMLFNALTAKPAALTLPRFTPARFARLVTAPGTGTVFLVPSMAIELLDSGALRARDTSGVMLIGSTAAALAPAVATRLAATFPAATIVNYYSSTEAAPAQTVMVFDPARRAAVGRPAEGQLMIADEQGRPLPPGSVGEVWLRCPHPRSYYRDGPATEATFRQGWVRMGDLGRLDADGYLYLADRHQDMIKSGAFKISSLEVEAALHEHPAVGEAAAVAVPHPVLGSAVGAVLVPRAGHAPHELALPAVRAFLSDRLADYQLPARVLVVEALPRNEAGKVLKRALAALFDPPG